In the Mesorhizobium sp. WSM2240 genome, TGTTGGATTATGTGTGTCGGCTGCGCGATACACGACGGCTCGAAGCGCCAGAGTTAAAAGGTCACTTCGAGCCAGCAAGACGGTGGTTTGAGACCGCATTTTATGGCCGCAATGGTGGTGGTCACCAGTCATCCCGGCTGAAATAAATTCAGTTTAGCGGACGGTCGTATTCTTCGATCGCAAGCGCGGATTAATGTAGCACAACGTTAACACGGAGATGCGATCGGCGCGATGACCGCCATGGCGACCGAAAAGCCCCAGATCGTCAAATGCCTAAGTTTGGCCGCCTGCCCCTACCCAAAATCGTACGCGATCTGAGAGGGCATGCCTCAAAGTTCACTGGCTGCGGGTGGTAGGCTCATTCTTTCGAAGAGTGCTTGGATGAATGCATCTTTCCCATTTGCCCCGCGCACCGACATACCCATCCAGAGCCGTCCGTTGCGGTTCGCCGCGAGAAAGATCTGAAACGACTGCCCCTTGTAGGAACCTCCGGCGTTAGGACCCCAGCGGCCATCACCCTTCGCAGTTTCACTACTGGAGTGCTGGTTTGGGATCACCGTCGCAGTCCATCCGTTGTTCGCTGTCACCTCTAGCGCCGAACCAGTCGACCTAATCGATAGACGGCAGTGTTCACACTTTCCAGCGTTCGAGAGGACTTGTTGCCAGTCTCCTCGAAGCGAGATCGGCTCGGCATTCAACTGCGAGGATACCAGAGACGCGGCAACAATCAGGGATAACCGAAGCATGGGATACGAGGCTCCATGTAATTTTCTCTCGCTAACATAGAGACGCGAAATTGCGGCTACCCTTTTTTTCCGGGCAAAATTTTAATAAAGGGCGAGATCTCGCTGGCAGAATTATAGGCACCTGTTGAAAGACTTTCGTGGGCGGAAGTGCTTCGTTGCCAGCAGCCAAAATAAGGGCACAAGCGCGGTATTTTCCGGACATTCCTGTCACTTCTTCAAGCGGCCGATTCGTGCGACGGCCGCAGTCGACCCGTTGCGGCCGCTCATCTCTGGAACCGCAACGGCGGCAAGGCAGCCTAAACCGGACGTTCCGCCATCACCAGCAACACCAACCCGCCAAGGTCTCGCCAGCGGGCGAACCGAGGAACAGTTTGGCAAGTCTCAGCCGAAGGCTGAGGCTCTCCAACCCGCCCAATCCGAAACCCGGCCGCCGCAACAGCATTGAGGTAGTCACTGATTGTTCGTGGAAAACGGGGCACCGCAAAGGGCACTACTTCCTCGTCCGTCGCGCGCTCGCTAAACGCCAATGCTCCGTGACGCTGGTTCGATCGAAATAGCGCGACACGCACAAGGCCACCGCACGCCCTTCTCCATCCTTCTCCCAATGCAACCCCGGTGTTGAAGGCCAAGAAACCTCCAGGGCGCACGAGTCGATAGGCTTCGCGCATCTCGCCGCCAAAATCAGGTCCGTCCATCAACGCCATAGTGGAAACGACAGCGTCGAAAGAAGCGTCGGGAAACCCGGTGTCGACGCTGTAGGACGACACCTTGTATGTAATTCCTAGCGGCTCAGCGTCCTTGCCTGGCGGGCGTAGTCGATCAAGCGTTCGGAAATATCGACACCTGTCAGCCGAGCGCCCATTCGTGCGAGCCGCCGAGTGTTCGTACCCTCGCCACACCCGAAATCAATGATTTCAAGGCCACCCAGCGGAGGCAAGAAATCCTGGAACGCAGGGAACGTGAAACGATCGCGATAGACATCGTAGCCATCCCCCACATCGCGCGTCCATTGATTCGCGTTCTCATTCCAACGGGCGGCCACTTCGGCGTGAAAGCTATCTGTCATTGGTTGCAACATCAAGGCTTTGTCGATCAGCAGGCGTGAACTGCAGCTTTGTTGCGACAACGGTCATAATAGACGAAAAGCTGGTATCGCAACATTCCACCCGATCCAGCCGTACAGCCCATTCGGACCCAAGTTTGGCTAACGCGGGTCCGGTCGCCTCGACAGCGCCAGAAGCTGTCCTCACCGAGCAAGTCTCCAGATATCGTGTTTGGGGCCGAGAGCAGACCGGCAGCTTCGGGCTGCGAATCCTTAAGAACAGACATTCAGCTTGGTGTGGCATCGTCGTGACCTGACCCAATCCGGACCTTTGGCGGTCGCTCGGTGATTGACTGCTTCGCGCACTCTTGCGGGCATTCGAAACCATGATCTTGATAGTCTAGCTCGAGATGCAATTCGCTCCAGGGGGCGGCATGCCAACTGGCAATCAGGCCGAGAGCCGCCACATTCGCACACGACCTGTTCCACGCAGTTCCGTTTCCGCGAGTGGGTCGCAGGCAAAACTTGGTCCAAGCAGCTTGTGCGTTGCATCCGAAATACGGATTTCATCGGGATCCGCGGATGTTTGAATACGTGAGGCGAGATTAACGGTGTCGCCCCAAAGGTCATAGGCAAACCGCCTGTTGCCTATGACGCCAGCGACGATCGGTCCTGAATGAATTCCAATCCTGAGTCTTAGCGGTTCTCCAGCGAAGCTTTCGCGCTCGCAGGCCTTCCGCAGTTCAAGTGCATAATGAGCAAGGGCTTCTGCGTGGTCGGGTCGCGCCGCGGGCAGGCCAGCGACCACCATTACACAATCGCCGATTGTCTTGATTTTCTCGCAGTCGTGTCGTTCGGAGAGCATATCCGCCGCCTTGAAGAAGCAATTTAGGATGGCGAGGGTCGCCTCTGCTCCGACGCTCCGCGCTCTTTCCGTAAAGCCGACAATGTCGGCAAATAGCACACTCACCTCTGCATGGTCGTCGGCAATCTGTTCGTGCGCTTTTAACCGCCCGGCGATCGACGCCGGAAGGATGTTGAGCAGTAGGCTTTCGGAGCGTTGGTATTCACGCGACAGTTCCTCTTGGCTCTTGCTCAACGCCTCGTTGGTCGATTGTAATTTCTCATTGAGTTGCCGCTCCCTCTCTTGCAGGAGCGTCATCTCATACGCCTTCTGTTGAATCCGCTGCTTATTATCGCGCTCGGCGGTGGCGTCGAGAATGAGCAGCCAAATGCCGGCGTCGTCAGCAAAAAGATGAAGGTCTGCAACTCGTCCGCCGGGCAGTTCTACCATGGGCATGTGATATGGAAGATCTGTGCATGGCAGCAAACCTTCCATGAATTCGAGCTGCTCGGTAGCCGGCCTGCCTATTCGAAGTGACGAGAGGCCGTAATGTTCAACTCTACCACCCTTCGCAGCTATTAGAAGCTGGGCATCGATTTTAAGATATGCGACAGAACGTTCGTTGTAGATGAAATTGTAAAGCCATTCGCGGACTTCTATTGGCAATCCAGCCATAGCTTATTTGGCAACAATCGAAGCTAGCTGACGAAACGCATCATCAACATGTTCCCCTGAAAGCGCACTTGTTAAATAGACTTGCCATCCAATTTGCTTCAATTCGTTTATCTCATTGTCCGATATCGCCCACCGATCTGCCAGATCGGATTTGTTGAACAACAATACAAACGGCATGGCGCCGAACTCGGCCTCGACCCGCTCGCGCAACGTGAGCGCCACCGCGAGGGTAGCGGCGCGGGTTCCATCCACGACAAGCACCAGCCCGGTC is a window encoding:
- a CDS encoding adenylate/guanylate cyclase domain-containing protein, with the translated sequence MAGLPIEVREWLYNFIYNERSVAYLKIDAQLLIAAKGGRVEHYGLSSLRIGRPATEQLEFMEGLLPCTDLPYHMPMVELPGGRVADLHLFADDAGIWLLILDATAERDNKQRIQQKAYEMTLLQERERQLNEKLQSTNEALSKSQEELSREYQRSESLLLNILPASIAGRLKAHEQIADDHAEVSVLFADIVGFTERARSVGAEATLAILNCFFKAADMLSERHDCEKIKTIGDCVMVVAGLPAARPDHAEALAHYALELRKACERESFAGEPLRLRIGIHSGPIVAGVIGNRRFAYDLWGDTVNLASRIQTSADPDEIRISDATHKLLGPSFACDPLAETELRGTGRVRMWRLSA
- a CDS encoding methyltransferase domain-containing protein, producing MTDSFHAEVAARWNENANQWTRDVGDGYDVYRDRFTFPAFQDFLPPLGGLEIIDFGCGEGTNTRRLARMGARLTGVDISERLIDYARQARTLSR
- a CDS encoding methyltransferase domain-containing protein: MWRGYEHSAARTNGRSADRCRYFRTLDRLRPPGKDAEPLGITYKVSSYSVDTGFPDASFDAVVSTMALMDGPDFGGEMREAYRLVRPGGFLAFNTGVALGEGWRRACGGLVRVALFRSNQRHGALAFSERATDEEVVPFAVPRFPRTISDYLNAVAAAGFRIGRVGEPQPSAETCQTVPRFARWRDLGGLVLLVMAERPV
- a CDS encoding Rab family GTPase — protein: MLQKKICMLGGFAVGKTSLVRRFVQSIFSETYLTTVGVKIDKKSVVLPDKTVDLILWDLAGEDDIGSFRVSYVRGATGLVLVVDGTRAATLAVALTLRERVEAEFGAMPFVLLFNKSDLADRWAISDNEINELKQIGWQVYLTSALSGEHVDDAFRQLASIVAK